A portion of the Punica granatum isolate Tunisia-2019 chromosome 7, ASM765513v2, whole genome shotgun sequence genome contains these proteins:
- the LOC116214843 gene encoding dirigent protein 22-like yields MAQVAVGHVVPSAFLVFSLLFSSCFLASGVGADEVHEVFGRTLDPKLMGLKKEKLSHFRFYWHDIVSGKNPSSIEVIHSPIVNSSLLLGFGLVHMFDNRLTISGDINSKLVGRAQGFYAQADLDELALLMTQNFVFLEGKYNGSTITVLGRNSILNTVRELPIVGGSGAFRFARGYVQARTYNFDLNTLDATVEYNVYVLHYE; encoded by the coding sequence ATGGCTCAGGTTGCCGTTGGTCATGTTGTGCCGTCCGCTTTCCTCGTATTCTCCCTCTTGTTCTCATCTTGTTTCCTAGCTTCAGGGGTCGGGGCTGACGAGGTCCATGAAGTCTTTGGGAGGACCCTTGACCCGAAGCTGATGGGCCTAAAGAAGGAGAAGCTCAGCCACTTCAGGTTCTACTGGCACGACATTGTCAGTGGGAAGAATCCATCGTCCATCGAGGTGATCCACTCGCCTATTGTCAATAGCTCGTTGTTGCTGGGTTTCGGGCTGGTCCACATGTTCGACAACCGCCTAACCATAAGTGGTGATATCAACTCGAAGTTGGTGGGCCGGGCTCAGGGGTTCTATGCCCAGGCGGACCTGGACGAGCTCGCCCTCCTCATGACACAGAACTTTGTCTTCCTGGAGGGCAAGTACAACGGCAGCACCATCACTGTGCTTGGTCGCAACTCAATACTCAATACCGTGAGGGAACTGCCTATTGTCGGTGGCAGCGGCGCCTTCCGCTTCGCTCGTGGATACGTACAGGCCCGGACCTACAACTTTGATCTCAACACCCTCGATGCCACCGTAGAGTACAACGTTTATGTGTTGCATTATGAATGA